In one Vanacampus margaritifer isolate UIUO_Vmar chromosome 11, RoL_Vmar_1.0, whole genome shotgun sequence genomic region, the following are encoded:
- the rab9a gene encoding ras-related protein Rab-9A encodes MSTKTSLLKVILLGDGGVGKSSIMNRYVTNKFDAHLFHTIGVEFLNKDLEVDGHQVTLQIWDTAGQERFRSLRTPFYRGSDCCLLTFSVDDNQSFLNLGNWKKEFIYYADVKEPEKFPFVVLGNKLDVSDRQVSTEEAQQWCQENGDHPYYETSAKDATNVAGAFEEAVRRVLAMDERADHLIPTDTVKLHRKPRSATTCCS; translated from the coding sequence ATGTCGACCAAAACGTCCCTGCTGAAAGTTATCCTCCTGGGCGACGGCGGCGTGGGAAAGAGCTCCATCATGAACCGCTACGTCACCAACAAGTTCGACGCGCACCTTTTCCACACCATCGGCGTGGAGTTCCTCAACAAGGACCTGGAGGTGGACGGCCACCAGGTCACCTTGCAGATCTGGGACACCGCCGGCCAGGAGCGCTTTCGCAGCCTGAGGACTCCTTTCTACCGAGGCTCCGACTGCTGCTTGCTCACCTTCAGCGTCGACGACAACCAGAGCTTCCTCAATCTGGGCAACTGGAAGAAGGAGTTCATCTACTACGCGGACGTCAAGGAGCCGGAGAAGTTCCCTTTTGTGGTGCTGGGCAACAAACTGGACGTGAGCGACAGACAGGTGTCCACCGAGGAGGCGCAGCAGTGGTGCCAGGAGAACGGCGACCACCCGTATTACGAGACCAGCGCCAAGGACGCCACGAACGTAGCGGGGGCTTTCGAGGAGGCGGTGCGCAGGGTTTTGGCCATGGACGAGCGAGCGGACCACCTCATCCCCACGGACACGGTCAAGCTCCACAGAAAGCCTCGCTCTGCCACCACCTGCTGCTCTTAA
- the LOC144060342 gene encoding epidermal growth factor-like protein 6 isoform X1 → MNPVTAVSALLLLLHISTQGTEAQSQLRQVSTGNQPGVCRYGRRLECCYGWKKNRRGQCEAQCEPGCKHGECVGPNKCKCFLGYTGKTCNQDLNECGLIPRPCEHRCMNTHGSYKCYCLNGYTLMSDGSCGNSRTCLIAHCQYGCEEVQGEIRCLCPSAGLQLAPDERTCVDINECATGSNLCPYNRQCVNTFGSYFCKCQDGFDLKYVDGKYDCVDLDECASSTNKCSHQAVCLNTQGSYKCRCKSGFRGNGFECSAIPDSEESGGNLGGKLQNEDIKNTIPEQIVTPHPRIPQKPFDYDEEVHIGKPIETPVDTFPEEEEEEEEVEDNQLNPRGDVFASEDFESVFGPAREVIQFETAPLQEEFIMDCNFDQGACEWVQDKSDDMDWSVAYHGRGAEYYMSMSGLQGEQEDVAKLKLLLSDRTTQGSFCLTFSYRVVGHNVGTLRVLLDNNAYPVWEQSHSRNQEWQTELLTVAWKEEAPQSVIFEAQRGRGVEGEIGLDNVVLTSGPCQEDDSPIF, encoded by the exons ATGAATCCAGTCACTGCGGTCAGTGCTCTTTTGCTCCTGCTTCACATCTCAACTCAAGGTACAGAAGCACAGAG CCAGCTCAGACAAGTTTCTACTGGAAACCAACCAGGTGTGTGTCGctatggcagaaggctggagtGTTGCTatgggtggaaaaaaaatcgcAGAGGCCAGTGTGAGG CTCAGTGCGAGCCAGGCTGCAAGCACGGTGAATGTGTTGGTCCCAACAAATGCAAGTGCTTCCTGGGATACACTGGAAAAACATGCAATCAGG ATTTGAACGAATGTGGCTTGATCCCTCGGCCGTGTGAACATCGCTGCATGAACACACATGGCAGCTACAAGTGTTACTGCCTCAACGGATACACCCTGATGTCTGATGGATCGTGCGGCA ATTCCAGGACCTGCTTGATCGCTCATTGTCAGTATGGCTGTGAGGAAGTTCAGGGGGAGATTCGCTGCCTTTGCCCCTCTGCGGGGCTGCAGTTGGCACCAGATGAGAGAACTTGCGTAG atattaatgaatgtgctaCTGGAAGCAACCTTTGTCCATATAACAGGCAATGTGTGAACACATTCGGCAGCTACTTCTGCAAGTGCCAGGATGGATTTGATCTGAAATATGTCGATGGCAAATATGACTGTGTAG ATCTAGATGAGTGTGCATCCAGCACCAACAAGTGCAGCCATCAAGCTGTCTGTCTGAACACTCAAGGATCGTACAAGTGCCGGTGCAAGTCAGGCTTCCGAGGCAATGGCTTTGAATGCTCTG CCATACCAGACTCCGAAGAAAGTGGAGGAAATCTGGGAGGTAAACTTCAGAATGAGGACATCAAAAACACTATCCCTGAACAAATTGTGACCCCGCATCCGAGAATCCCCCAGAAGCCTTTTGACTATGATGAAGAGGTGCACATTGGCAAGCCAATTGAGACACCAGTGGACACGTTTcctgaggaagaagaagaagaagaggaagtggaAGACAACCAGCTCAATCCAAGAGGAGATGTTTTCG CATCAGAGGACTTTGAATCAGTTTTTGGTCCAGCCAGAGAAGTCATACAGTTTGAAACCGCACCACTTCAGGAAG AGTTTATCATGGACTGCAACTTTGATCAGGGAGCATGTGAGTGGGTCCAAGACAAGAGTGATGACATGGACTGGAGCGTAGCTTACCATGGCAGAG gtgctGAATACTACATGTCTATGAGTGGTCTGCAAGGAGAGCAGGAGGACGTGGCCAAGCTCAAGTTGCTGCTTAGTGATCGAACCACACAGGGCAGCTTCTGCCTGACATTCAGCTACCGTGTGGTTGGTCATAACGTGGGCACGCTCAGGGTGCTGCTGGATAACAACGCTTACCCGGTTTGGGAGCAGAGCCACAGCAGGAATCAGGAATGGCAGACGGAGCTCCTTACTGTGGCCTGGAAAGAGGAAGCACCACAATCA GTCATCTTTGAAGCTCAGCGCGGGAGAGGCGTTGAAGGGGAGATCGGGCTGGACAATGTTGTGTTGACCTCAGGGCCGTGTCAAGAAGATGATTCTCCAATCTTTTAA